A genomic window from Brevibacillus agri includes:
- a CDS encoding sigma-54-dependent Fis family transcriptional regulator, whose translation MFEESVSLRMWKRFVQEGVIDSARINKRITESWHRCKRNRVNPYAGTGQVVLAGDALKRQQESSRLLLELALPQIDRLSPFIHDVGMIALVIDPEGYVLSMRGEKRALLDANAINFVEGVRWTEEEVGTNAIGTALMAKEAIMVNGTEHYSVASHRWSCFAAPIRDEAGGLLGVIDVSSPLERSHPQTMATVMTLAYSIEQAWMKQRQQDELELLQRSVLLADEPERHLIVYNQEERVVYASAGIRKQIAGWSGRTRRELAEYGLMEVRQAPVFSGRHNGLIGWIVELTPSSTRAPRIFLSGSPAFQFKGEKGTSAAFARVLRELERIAPTDGNVVIYGESGTGKELAAQAIHDNSPRREGPFVAVNCGAIPRELMESELFGYVEGAFTGARRRGYKGKLAQANGGTLFLDEIGEIPAAMQVALLRVLQERKVTPIGSAEEQSLDIRVIAATHRNLRQQVSEGTFREDLYYRLHVLPVSLPPLRSRKEDIPLLIRHYCRKNGYDELELPDVLQKELLAYDWPGNIRELYNVVERLRVIPREDWKRFLTGLTKPDLNHDFSVSVYPDQPSTDLRLGAGHAANEPAFYEPDSLRYREKLERQTIVQALEKSGGSASVAAELLGIPRSTFYRKLKKYRL comes from the coding sequence ATGTTCGAGGAAAGCGTTTCGTTGCGGATGTGGAAACGTTTTGTTCAAGAAGGTGTAATTGACTCAGCACGAATCAACAAACGGATTACAGAGTCGTGGCATCGCTGCAAAAGAAATCGGGTAAATCCGTACGCAGGAACGGGACAGGTTGTGTTGGCAGGAGACGCTTTGAAAAGGCAGCAGGAGAGCAGCCGGCTTTTGCTGGAGCTTGCCTTGCCGCAGATCGACCGACTGTCGCCTTTTATTCACGATGTGGGAATGATTGCGCTCGTGATTGATCCCGAGGGCTATGTGTTGAGCATGCGCGGCGAAAAACGGGCACTTTTGGATGCGAACGCGATCAATTTCGTCGAGGGCGTGCGCTGGACGGAGGAAGAGGTAGGGACCAATGCCATCGGAACGGCGCTCATGGCAAAGGAAGCGATCATGGTCAACGGGACGGAGCATTATTCTGTTGCCTCTCATCGCTGGAGCTGTTTTGCCGCGCCGATTCGCGACGAAGCAGGCGGCCTGCTCGGGGTCATTGACGTATCCAGCCCGCTGGAGCGCAGCCATCCCCAGACGATGGCGACCGTTATGACATTGGCGTACTCCATCGAGCAGGCGTGGATGAAGCAGCGGCAGCAGGACGAGCTGGAATTGCTGCAGCGCTCCGTGCTTTTGGCGGACGAACCGGAACGGCATCTGATCGTCTACAACCAGGAAGAGCGGGTGGTGTACGCGAGTGCGGGCATACGCAAACAAATTGCTGGCTGGTCAGGACGGACGCGGCGCGAGCTGGCCGAATACGGGCTGATGGAGGTCAGGCAAGCCCCGGTGTTCTCCGGGCGCCATAACGGCTTGATCGGCTGGATTGTCGAGCTGACTCCCAGCAGCACGCGGGCTCCGCGCATTTTTCTCAGCGGCAGCCCCGCGTTTCAGTTCAAAGGCGAGAAGGGAACAAGCGCGGCTTTTGCCCGTGTGCTGCGGGAGCTGGAGCGAATTGCGCCAACGGACGGCAATGTCGTGATTTACGGCGAGAGCGGCACGGGAAAAGAGCTGGCGGCGCAAGCGATTCACGACAACAGCCCGCGCCGGGAAGGGCCGTTTGTCGCGGTCAACTGCGGGGCGATCCCGCGCGAGCTGATGGAAAGCGAGCTGTTTGGCTACGTCGAGGGAGCCTTCACGGGGGCGCGCCGCCGCGGGTACAAGGGCAAGCTGGCGCAGGCCAACGGGGGAACGCTGTTTCTCGACGAGATCGGGGAAATTCCGGCGGCGATGCAGGTAGCTTTGCTGCGAGTCCTCCAGGAGCGAAAAGTCACGCCGATCGGGAGTGCGGAAGAACAATCGCTGGATATTCGCGTCATCGCGGCTACGCACCGCAATTTGCGCCAGCAGGTGAGCGAAGGCACGTTTCGCGAGGACTTGTACTATCGGCTGCACGTGCTGCCCGTCTCGCTGCCGCCGCTTCGTTCGCGCAAGGAGGACATTCCGCTGCTCATTCGGCATTATTGCCGCAAAAACGGCTACGACGAGCTGGAGTTGCCGGACGTTTTGCAAAAGGAGCTGCTAGCCTACGACTGGCCGGGAAACATTCGCGAGCTGTACAACGTGGTGGAGCGTCTCAGGGTGATTCCCAGAGAAGATTGGAAGCGTTTTCTTACCGGCTTGACCAAGCCCGATCTGAACCACGATTTTTCCGTCTCCGTGTATCCGGACCAGCCAAGTACAGATTTGCGCCTCGGCGCAGGTCACGCGGCAAACGAGCCAGCTTTTTACGAACCGGACTCCTTGCGCTATCGCGAGAAGCTGGAACGGCAAACGATCGTCCAGGCGCTGGAAAAGAGCGGCGGCAGCGCGTCTGTGGCGGCCGAGCTGCTGGGCATTCCGCGCAGCACTTTTTACCGCAAGCTGAAAAAGTATCGGCTCTGA
- a CDS encoding thiamine pyrophosphate-dependent dehydrogenase E1 component subunit alpha yields the protein MKVIQAEEQVLSREQAKWMYRKMLEIRKFEDAVHVLFGQGKLPGFVHLYAGEEAIAVGLGVHLNQQDSITSTHRGHGHCIAKECDLNGMMAEIYGKATGLCKGKGGSMHIADLDKGMLGANGIVGGGFPLACGSALTAKLKKTSAVSVCFFGDGANNQGTFHEGLNLAAIWKLPVVFVAENNGYGEATPFTYASSCTHIADRASGYNMPGVRVDGKDVLAVYRAAEEAVARARRGEGPTLIECVTYRNYGHFEGDAQKYKKESDKQEHLNEKDAIATFRNHLTASQTLADAELTEIEQSVEAAIQEAIRFAEESPYPNAEELLTDVYVSY from the coding sequence ATGAAAGTAATCCAGGCGGAAGAACAGGTGCTGTCCCGTGAGCAGGCGAAATGGATGTACCGCAAAATGCTGGAGATCCGCAAATTCGAGGACGCGGTTCACGTGTTGTTCGGACAGGGCAAGCTGCCAGGCTTTGTTCACTTGTATGCGGGAGAAGAGGCGATTGCGGTTGGGCTGGGCGTACATCTGAACCAGCAGGACAGCATTACCAGCACGCACCGTGGTCACGGCCACTGCATTGCCAAAGAGTGCGACTTGAATGGAATGATGGCGGAGATTTACGGCAAGGCGACAGGGCTGTGCAAAGGCAAGGGCGGCTCGATGCACATCGCGGACCTGGACAAAGGGATGCTGGGGGCAAACGGCATCGTCGGAGGCGGATTCCCGCTGGCGTGTGGCTCGGCGTTGACAGCCAAGCTGAAAAAGACCAGTGCGGTCAGCGTATGTTTCTTTGGGGATGGCGCAAACAACCAGGGAACTTTCCACGAAGGCTTGAATCTGGCGGCGATCTGGAAGCTGCCTGTCGTGTTTGTGGCAGAAAACAACGGGTACGGAGAGGCGACGCCGTTTACATACGCCTCGAGCTGCACTCATATCGCCGATCGTGCAAGCGGTTACAATATGCCGGGCGTGCGAGTGGATGGCAAAGACGTACTCGCTGTTTACCGGGCGGCGGAGGAAGCAGTAGCCCGTGCGCGGCGCGGCGAAGGCCCTACCCTGATTGAATGTGTGACTTACCGCAACTACGGGCATTTCGAAGGGGATGCGCAAAAATACAAAAAAGAGAGCGACAAGCAGGAGCACTTGAACGAAAAAGATGCGATTGCGACGTTCCGCAATCATTTGACTGCATCGCAAACGCTCGCTGACGCGGAGCTGACAGAGATCGAGCAGTCGGTGGAAGCGGCGATTCAGGAGGCAATCCGCTTTGCCGAGGAAAGCCCGTATCCGAACGCCGAAGAGCTGCTGACAGACGTGTACGTGTCGTACTAA
- a CDS encoding LLM class flavin-dependent oxidoreductase, with translation MEIGVSTFVETTPDPQTGEVISHAQRLREVVEEIVLADQVGLDVFGVGEHHRKDFAASSPAMVLAAAAPQTKRIRLTSAVTVLSSADPVRVFQDFATLDALSNGRAEIMAGRGSFIESFPLFGYDLNDYDELFEEKLELLLKIRASEKVTWSGKHRPAIQNLGIYPRPVQDPLPVWIGSGGNTQSAIRAGLLGLPLVLAIIGGRPVQFAPLVELYRRAAIKGGHDPRKLQVASHSHGFIDWDTETAADKFFPSTQQVMNVLGRERGWGHYDRSSFDAARSFEGALYVGDPETVAAKIIHLRKQVGITRFMLHVPVGTMPHDQVMQAIRLLGTEVAPRVREEVAKWEAAE, from the coding sequence GTGGAAATAGGGGTAAGCACCTTTGTCGAAACGACGCCGGACCCACAAACCGGCGAGGTTATCAGCCATGCGCAGCGTTTGCGGGAAGTGGTCGAGGAAATTGTGCTGGCGGATCAGGTAGGGCTTGATGTGTTTGGCGTTGGCGAGCATCACCGGAAAGACTTTGCTGCGTCTTCTCCCGCGATGGTGCTTGCGGCGGCTGCGCCACAGACCAAGCGGATTCGACTGACGAGCGCGGTGACGGTGCTGTCTTCGGCTGACCCGGTTCGTGTATTCCAGGACTTTGCGACACTCGATGCGCTCTCGAACGGACGCGCAGAAATCATGGCCGGGAGAGGGTCTTTTATCGAATCATTTCCTTTGTTCGGCTATGATTTGAACGATTACGATGAGTTGTTCGAAGAAAAGCTGGAGCTGCTGCTGAAAATCCGCGCGTCGGAAAAGGTGACCTGGAGCGGCAAGCATCGGCCTGCCATCCAAAATCTCGGGATTTATCCGCGGCCTGTCCAGGACCCGCTGCCCGTCTGGATCGGCAGTGGCGGCAACACGCAATCGGCCATTCGGGCCGGACTGCTGGGGCTTCCGCTCGTTCTCGCCATCATTGGCGGCCGCCCAGTGCAGTTTGCGCCGCTGGTCGAGCTGTACAGGCGCGCAGCGATCAAAGGCGGTCACGATCCGCGCAAGCTGCAGGTGGCTTCCCACTCGCACGGCTTCATCGATTGGGATACGGAGACGGCAGCCGACAAATTTTTCCCGTCTACCCAGCAAGTCATGAACGTCCTGGGACGGGAGCGCGGCTGGGGGCACTACGACCGCTCGAGCTTTGACGCGGCCAGAAGCTTTGAAGGCGCGCTGTACGTAGGCGACCCGGAAACCGTAGCGGCGAAGATCATTCACCTGCGCAAACAGGTCGGGATCACCCGGTTCATGCTGCACGTTCCTGTAGGCACGATGCCGCACGATCAGGTCATGCAGGCGATTCGGCTCTTGGGCACCGAGGTGGCGCCGCGCGTGCGCGAAGAAGTGGCAAAGTGGGAAGCGGCAGAGTGA
- a CDS encoding DUF262 domain-containing protein — protein MKTTLFAQETPLHKVFSDDYLFTIPSVQRPYSWTTNEAGELLDDLLDFIEHYGITEKNIGDVEEPYFLGSIVLVKKDGPHAEVLDGQQRLTTLTILLAVLRDYLGDDYAAEIDDMIVQRGSKIRNIADTYRLCLRNRDSDFFKVSIQERGATQKLNADTPVKTDSQKAIRDNALYFLERLNELDPQTVKTLPGVIATLCYIVVVSTPNFDSAFRIFTVLNDRGLDLMTSDIFKAQVIGDIPKHEQDHYTSKWEDVEVSLGRDRFNKLFDHMRMIIQKRKGSANYKDEYNEIFSTISGSRFIDEYLIPYGEIYLKLVNYNSFFSQQPQLIKILSLLNRIDNNDWIPPAMYYMRHHNQKVEDFLYRLEVLAGTSMILRKNFNWRMSRYSQILREMDKGVDMFSDESALEVTEEDKQEVIRMLNGDVYTDLKDTAKRYLLLRLDSLLTAGQPYYDYSVITVEHVLPQTPKPNSDWLQHFPNPSEYVHKLGNLVLLTRAKNAQAKNYDFQKKKASYFQTSNGISSFALTTQVIQEKEWTPDVLKKRQKKLIDLLKNAWNLHAKSTTTRP, from the coding sequence TTGAAGACGACGTTATTTGCGCAGGAGACTCCTTTACATAAAGTCTTTTCCGATGATTACTTGTTTACGATTCCTTCCGTTCAGCGTCCGTACTCATGGACGACCAACGAAGCGGGAGAACTGCTGGATGATTTGCTCGACTTTATCGAACATTACGGGATTACGGAAAAAAATATTGGCGATGTAGAGGAGCCTTATTTTCTCGGCAGCATTGTGCTGGTCAAGAAAGACGGCCCTCATGCAGAAGTGTTGGACGGCCAGCAGCGGCTTACGACATTGACGATTTTGCTTGCGGTATTGCGGGATTATTTGGGCGACGACTACGCTGCCGAGATTGATGACATGATCGTGCAAAGAGGGAGCAAGATTCGAAACATTGCCGATACGTACCGTCTCTGTCTGCGCAATCGCGACAGCGACTTTTTCAAAGTGAGCATTCAGGAGCGGGGCGCTACGCAAAAGCTGAATGCAGATACGCCCGTGAAAACGGACAGTCAAAAGGCGATTCGGGACAACGCCCTGTACTTTTTGGAGCGGCTCAACGAATTGGATCCGCAGACGGTCAAGACGCTGCCTGGCGTGATCGCAACGCTTTGCTATATTGTCGTGGTGTCGACTCCCAATTTTGATTCGGCTTTCCGCATTTTTACCGTGCTGAATGATCGCGGGCTGGATCTGATGACGAGCGATATTTTCAAAGCGCAGGTCATTGGCGATATCCCGAAACATGAGCAGGACCACTACACAAGCAAGTGGGAAGACGTCGAGGTTTCTCTCGGCAGGGACCGTTTCAACAAGCTGTTCGATCACATGAGGATGATTATCCAGAAGCGAAAAGGCAGCGCGAATTACAAAGACGAGTACAACGAGATTTTTTCCACGATCAGCGGCAGCCGGTTTATTGATGAATACTTGATCCCGTATGGGGAGATTTATTTAAAGCTGGTAAACTACAATTCATTTTTCAGCCAGCAGCCACAGCTTATCAAGATTTTGAGCTTGTTGAACCGGATTGACAACAACGACTGGATTCCGCCTGCCATGTACTACATGCGTCATCACAACCAAAAGGTAGAAGATTTTCTCTACCGCCTGGAGGTGCTGGCTGGTACGAGCATGATTTTGCGGAAAAACTTCAACTGGCGCATGTCGCGGTACTCGCAAATTTTGCGAGAGATGGATAAAGGCGTCGACATGTTTTCCGACGAGTCGGCTCTTGAGGTGACGGAAGAGGATAAGCAGGAAGTCATTCGCATGCTGAACGGAGATGTGTACACGGATCTCAAGGATACGGCGAAGCGCTATTTGCTTTTGCGCCTGGACTCGCTTTTGACGGCAGGGCAGCCTTACTACGACTATTCGGTTATTACCGTCGAGCACGTCTTGCCGCAAACGCCCAAACCGAACAGCGACTGGTTGCAGCATTTCCCCAATCCTTCCGAGTACGTTCATAAACTGGGCAATCTCGTGTTGCTGACACGGGCCAAAAATGCGCAGGCCAAAAACTATGATTTTCAAAAGAAGAAAGCCTCCTATTTTCAAACGAGCAACGGGATCAGCTCATTTGCGCTCACGACTCAAGTGATTCAGGAGAAAGAGTGGACGCCGGATGTTTTGAAAAAGAGACAAAAGAAGCTGATCGACTTGCTCAAAAACGCCTGGAACCTGCACGCGAAAAGCACGACGACGAGACCTTGA
- a CDS encoding lipoate--protein ligase family protein yields MQPTWRQTTLQLLDTTSRIHTGDVLVPFGIDEAYARLCAKDAAIAPLVHLWRHEKAVVLGSRDAKLPQAAEAVRELEAKGYRTAVRQSGGAAVPLAPGVVNLSLVMPVGAADLNPEPFFAQMVELIRAALGDDGERMNSGEVVGSYCPGTYDLAIDGYKFCGIAQRRLTRAVAVQAFINAEGCGRAYGEVVQSFYETAAQGACVEQYPQVQPERMASLSELGVPGGAEWLAARIRKVLHAQAASSFSVLDVCPPWLAREAESALHMLQGRQRHLVGS; encoded by the coding sequence ATGCAACCGACATGGCGACAAACGACGCTGCAACTGCTCGACACGACCTCCCGGATACATACGGGGGACGTGCTTGTCCCGTTTGGCATCGACGAAGCGTACGCCCGCCTGTGTGCAAAAGATGCGGCAATCGCGCCGCTGGTTCACCTCTGGCGGCACGAAAAGGCAGTGGTGCTCGGCTCGCGGGACGCCAAGCTGCCACAGGCGGCGGAGGCTGTTCGCGAGCTGGAGGCAAAAGGATATCGCACGGCTGTCCGCCAATCGGGGGGCGCGGCCGTTCCGCTCGCTCCGGGCGTGGTCAATCTGTCGCTGGTGATGCCTGTCGGAGCTGCCGACTTGAATCCCGAGCCGTTTTTCGCGCAAATGGTCGAGCTGATTCGCGCAGCGTTGGGCGACGATGGAGAGCGCATGAACAGCGGCGAGGTCGTAGGTTCCTATTGTCCAGGGACGTACGATCTTGCCATCGACGGCTATAAATTTTGCGGGATTGCCCAGCGGCGTTTGACACGCGCCGTTGCTGTGCAGGCGTTCATCAATGCAGAGGGCTGCGGGCGTGCGTACGGTGAGGTCGTCCAGTCCTTTTACGAGACGGCTGCCCAAGGAGCCTGTGTCGAGCAGTATCCGCAGGTGCAGCCTGAACGGATGGCAAGCCTGTCCGAGCTGGGCGTGCCGGGTGGAGCCGAATGGTTGGCCGCGCGAATACGCAAGGTGTTGCACGCACAGGCAGCATCTTCGTTTTCGGTGCTGGATGTCTGTCCGCCATGGCTTGCCCGGGAGGCGGAGAGCGCGCTCCATATGCTGCAAGGAAGACAGCGTCACCTGGTCGGTTCTTAA